The Candidatus Sericytochromatia bacterium genome includes the window ACCCCTTGCAACGCCTTGGCGTAGCGCACGGGGTTGTCCTTCACGGCCAGGGCTCGCTGGTAGCGGCCGTTGTGAAGCGTGCGGGCGTAGGCCTCAAAAGCCTCGTGAAAGCTGCCGTAACGCGCAAACGGTTCACGGGTGCGCACCCAGCGACCGCGCAGGTGTTCACGGGTGGAGACCATGACGCTGCCCTGGGAGCCACGCCCCTTGATGCCAAACACGTTGTAGGTGCCGATCGCGGCCTTGCCCCAGTTCGATTCGAGCGCGGCCTGCGCCAGGATCACCTTGGCAGGCAAGCCGTACTTGGCCTCGATCGCCAGGGCGGCCGGCACCATCTGCCGCAGGAACGGGCTACGGGGGTTCAGCTTCTCCGCTTCGATGTCGCGCGCGAGCCGGTCGACGTCCTGGCGCGCCGCGTGGCGGGGGCGTTCCGTTTGCAGCAGCAGGCGGTCTTCGCTCAGGGGGCGCTTGGCCGTGCCGGGTTTTGCGGGAGGCGTCGGCTGAGCCGGATCAGGCGCCGGGCGCCGCGCCTCCGCCGGCAGGGTGAGCGTGTCGCCCGCGTGGATGCGGTGCGGATCCGTCAGGCGGTTGAGCCGCATCAGGCGCCGGATCGAGGTGTCGTAGGTGGCGGCGATCGCCGAGAGCGTCTCGCCGCGTTGCACGATGTGTCTGGTCACGAACAAAACCTCCCCAGGCGCCGGGAACACGAGCGCTCCCGCTAACGGGCTTATCCGGCCCGGTCGAGGTTTTTATTCTTAGCAAACGGTTAATATTAATTGAAAAACTGGATATCGAATTGGCGAAATCCGCCTGGTGTCCGCTATTGACGGGCCTGGGTCGCCGGTGACACCTGGCGCACCACCTGGGTGCCCTGGGCCAGCAGGCCGGCGACCCCCCGCTTGTAGCGCGCCCAGTCAAAGTTGTCGGCCGGATCCTTCTTGATGCCAGGGTAGTTGGTCACGTGACGGTGGCCCACGATGCGCTCCAGGGGAATCCCGTAACGCTGCACGAGGTCAGTCGTCAGCACGCTCAGGGTGCGGTACTGGGCGTCGCTGAAGGGGTCGCTGCCGGTCTGGGCGTTGACGAGCTCGATCCCGAGCGAGAAGTCATTGACCTTCTCGCGCCCCTCGAACTTGCTCGGCCCCGCGTGCCAGGCGCGTCGCTCGTCCGGCACGCACTGGATCAGCTCCCCGGCCTTGCCGATGATGTAGTGCGCGCTCACGAAAGAACGGGGATGCTGGAACCAGTTCACGATCGTGCGGGCCTGCGTGACGCCGGGGGTTTCCGTGTCGTGCAGGATGATCGTGTCGATCACCGCGCCGGCCGGGCGATCGTCCTGGTGCGGCGAGGCCATGACGGTCAGGGGCAGTGATACCCTCGGGCCAATCGGTGCGAGTGCGGGCACTTCGGGGAGGCTCGCGCCTTGCGGCACGCTGCTGGTGACGACGCTGGCACTCAGGGCCAGAAAGAAGATGGGGGCGATCATGGCGGGGCGCACTCCTCGGCGCAGCAACTGAAAATACGGCAATCGGGCCATGGTGAGACACTCCCGAGGATTTCCTACCCAGGGCGGCCGATGATCTTGGATTCTGGCAGCGCGCGGGTTCCGCGTCGGTGTCGGATGTCTCGGAGCGAGGCGGGCGGACCAAGCGGGTATCGCGTGCCATGAGCGAAGGGGCGCCCCGTCAGCCGCAGGCGGGGGCCGGCTGGCGGCGGGCGGCGATCGCCAGCGCGCCCAGAACACCGGCCCGATCGCCCAGTTCGGGCGGCACCAGGCGGCTTTCCAGTTCGAACGGCAGCGTCTCCGGGCGCAGGTAGCCCCCCAGCCAGTGCGCCGTCCGGGTGCGCGCGCGGGTCAGCAGCGCCGGATGCTGGCCGACCCCGCCGCCGATGATCAGGCGCTGCGGACTCACTGTCAGGAACAGGTTGGCGGCCAGCTGGCCGAGGTAATCGCCCAGGATTTCCCAGAGCGGGTGGTCGGCCGGCAGATCGTCCAGACGCCCCACGCCGCGCGCCTGGAGGGCACTGCCGCTGGCCAGGCCCTCCAGACAGTCCCCGTGGAACGGGCAGCTGCCCGAAAATTCTGTATCCAGCGGGTGGCGCCGCACGGGAATGTGGCCCAGTTCCGGGTGGGAGAGCCCCCGCAGAGGCGTCTGGGCCACCAGCACGCCCCCGCCGATGCCGGTGCCGACCGTGACGTAAACGAACAGGTCCTGCCCGCGCCCGGCGCCCCACAGGCCCTCGGCCAGACCGGCGGCATTGACGTCGGTGTCGAGCCCGACCGGGCAGCCCAGCGCGTCCTGCAGCGTGGTCGCCAGCGGATATCCCCCCCAACCCGGCTTGGGCGTCGCGCCCAGGCAGCCCCAGCGGGGCGAGGCGGGGTCCAGCTCGATCGGTCCGAAGGTCCCGATGCCCAGCGCCTGCAGGGGGCCCTGCGTGGCGACGACCGCCTGGAAGAAGCCCAGCACCTCTGCCAGCGTCTCAGCCGGCCCACGCGTGTCGAGGCGCACCCGCTGAAGGATCTCACCAGACGCCGAGCCGACGGCACAAACAAATTTTGTACCGCCGGCCTCAATGGCACCGAAACAAGCAGGGGTCGTCGTCACGCGATCATTGTAGGAGACGCGCCGCAGCCCGTCATCACCGGAGCACGGTGGTGCTGCCCCCTGAAATGGTGGTGGTCGTCGTGGTGGTGGTGCCGTTGCTGGTCGTGGTGGTTCTGGAGACCGTACCGGTGGGGCTCTCCTGACAGAACACCTGGCCAAATTCCTTGCGGTCGATCCGGTTGTCCTTGTTCAGGTCGTACTTGATGAACATCTCCCTGTTCCACTCGAAGACCGCCACCTCGTCCGGTCCCAGCAAGCCATCCGAGCCGGCCGCTCGCTTGAAGCGCTCATCGCAGGTGAGAGAGAGGCTGGTCGGCACGGGGCTCGGCTTGATGCTGGGGGCCGGGGTCGGCCTGGCCGTGGGGGCAGGGGTGGGCGTGGGCCGGATGGCATCACCTTCCTCACACGAGCCGATGCCGTATTCCTTGCGGTCCACGAAGCCGTCCCCGTTCAGGTCCATGGCCTTCAGCTGCGCCTCCGGGTTGGGGCGTCCGATCGTGGTCATGCGCCCATCCGCGGTGGTGATTGGTTCGAAGCCCTCGAACAGTTCCGTCACCGAGAGACGTCCATCGGCGTCGCGGTCCAGCTTCTTGAAGCGGTCGTCGCAGGGATTGCCGGGCAGCGTCACCTCCCCGCAGAATTCCGCGAGGCTGACCTTCATGTCCTGGTTGCGGTCCAGCGCCTGGAAGCGCGTCTTGACCTTGCTGTAGATTGCCTCCCGCTCCTGGCCTTGGGCGCGTTCGTGACCGGCGGCCAGCAACATCTCCTGGAAGCTGAGCGCGCCGTCGCCGTCCGCGTCCTGTTTCCGGTACACGTCCGGGCAGGGCGGCGCCGGGTCCGGGGCCAGGCCCGGCTCGCAGTATTCCTTCGGCGATAGCCTGCCGTCGTTATCCGCGTCCCACTTGGTGAAGTTCAGTTTGGTCTGCTCGTAGATCCGTTCCTTCTCATCGGCATTGATGGCGGCACGTGTTGCCCCCTGCAAGAGTTCCTCGAAACTCAGGCCCCCGTTCTGGTCTTGATCCAGCTGTTTGAAACGGCCGGCGCAATCCTCCGGCAGGGGTTCCGGGTTTGGTTCGTCGGCGGGACGGCAGAATTCCTTGAGGTCTACGAACCCGTCGCCGTTCAGGTCCAGGCCTTCCAGCTTCGATTTCGGGTTGGGGCGTCCCAGCATGGGTCGGCCGTCTGGCCCCAGTTGGGGCGTGAAGTCGTCGAACAGTTCCTCCACCGACAGGCGACCGTCTCGATCGCGGTCCAGCGTCTTGAACTTTTCCTCGCACGTCAGCGGGGCCGGCGGCTTGATCGGCATCTCCTCGCAGACTTCTTCCGGCGTGATGCGACCGTCGCCGTTCTTGTCACGGGCGATGAACTCGCGCTTCACCCTCGCTTCGAGGCCTTCCGGCGTGCCCGGGCGCTGGTCCCCGACGGGCGGTAGCGCCGTCGTGACCGCTGGCGCGTCTTGCTCCACCATCTGTTGCACCTGGACCGGAGCGCCTGCCAGGCGACGCGTGGGGGCGTTCTGCGGGGGCACGTCGGTCACGGCGCCGGGTTTTTCCTGAGGTTCGCCGGGGGGGCCTGCCTGAGGTTCCCGCGTCTGGCTCCTGGCGAATTTCAGCATTTCCTCGTAGGTGACCGCGCCGTCCCCATCCAGGTCGCGTTGCTTGAAGCTTTCGAGGCACGTCATGGGGCGTTCGGCGGGCTTGGCCTGGCGCAAATCTTCCGCTTCGACCTTGCGACTGAGGTCTTCGAGCGACTTGTCATCCCGTTTGGCGTTTTTCAAGGCTGCCTTGGCATCCTCCAGGTCGCGCTTGATTTCGGGGTCGTCCTTGAGCTTCGCGGCGCGGGCCTGAATGGCCCTGGCATCGGTCAGGTCGGGCCGACCCTCCTTGCGGAGCTGCGCCTTCACCTTTTCCTTGATGCGCTTGAAGCTGGCCAGATCGACCTTGCCGAACAGCCGGCCCGCGCTGCCATCCTCGAGCAGGGCGGCGGTGGTGAGGGTGGTGGCCGAGTCGATCTCGGCACCGCCCTGGCCGGCCTGGGCCAGGCTCTTCATGTAGGCTACCTTGCCGTCGCGCTTGATGGCCGCCATCACGACGAGGGTGTAGCCATCCGGCACGCGCGGAAAGGTGAAGTTGCCGCGGGCGTCCGTCACGGTCGCGGGGATGCCTGGCAGTGGCGTCCCGGCCGCATCCGTCAGCATCACGGTGGTGTTGGCCAGCGGCGCCTCCTCGCCGGCCTCGGCTTGAAGCAACTGGCGGGTGCCCCGCAGGGAGGCCCCGTCCATGCCGACCAGCGTGGCTGCGTCCAGGCCAATCAGGTTCTGGCTGGTGCTGAACGGGTCGCCGCCCACGCCCGCGTAGCCCGCGGGCGCGCGGACCACGCCGCTGAGGTTGCTGATCAGGCCCGCGTCCTGGTTGCTGATCAACCCGCCGCCTTGCGGGGGAGTGCCTCCCTGGTTCAGCTGCAGGGGCGACAGGGTGAACTGACAAGCGGCCAGTGAAACGCTCAGGGCGAGCAGACCCAGAATCCGGTAACGACGCATCAAAAAACCTCCGCTTGCATTCACGTGTCTCATGTCACACCTTCCCCACGATCGGAGGCGGGCGTGCCGGCCTTGAATGAAATCCCTGTTAAATCTTCATTGCTGACGGCCAGGTGAGTGCCGGGCGATCGCCGTGGGCGCGGCGGTTGGGATGTTACAATGGCGGCGCTCGACCTGTATTGGAGGACACCCTGTGGGGCCAACCCCAGCTGACTCGCCGATGGCGGAAGCCGCCGAACGGATCCGGGTGGCGGCCGATCGGATCAATGACGTGCTGGCCGAGGTGCGGCAGGTGATTGTCGGGCAAAACGCCCTGCTCGATCGCCTGATGATCGCCTTGCTGGCGGACGGCCACATCCTGCTCGAGGGCGTCCCGGGATTGGCCAAGACGCTCTCGATCAACACCCTGGCCGAGGTGCTGCAGGCTCGTTTCAGCCGCGTGCAGTTCACGCCCGACTTGCTCCCCGCCGACCTGATCGGCACCAGCATCTACGACGCGCGCCACGCCAGTTTCACGACGCGGCGGGGACCGATTTTCGCCAACCTCGTGCTGGCCGACGAGATCAACCGCGCCCCGGCCAAGGTCCAGAGCGCCCTGCTGGAAGCCATGCAGGAACGTCAGGTCACGATTGCCGGCGAGTCGCTGCCGTTGCCGCATCCGTTTCTGGTGCTGGCGACGCAGAACCCGATTGAGCAGGAGGGCACCTATCCGCTTCCCGAAGCCCAGCTCGACCGCTTCATGCTCAAGGTGCGCGTGGGATACCCCACCAAGTCGGAAGAACTGGACATCATCGACCGCATGACCGGGGGCCAGCGGCCCTCGGTCCGCAAGTTGACTTCACTGGAGCTGATTGGCGAGGCGCGTCGCCTGGTGGCGGACATCCACGTGGCGGACAAGATCAAGCAGTACATCGTGGAGCTGGTGTTCGCCTCCCGCCAACCGGCCGACCACGGGCTGGCCGAACTGGCGCCGCTGATCGCCTTCGGGGCAGGTCCGCGGGCCAGTATTTTCCTCACGCTGGCGGCCAAGGCGCACGCCTTCCTGAAGCGGCGCGCTTACGTGCTGCCGGAAGATGTCAAGGCGATCGCCCCGGATGTCTTGCGGCATCGCCTGCTGCTGTCTTATGAGGCGGAGGCCGATGACGTGACGGTCGACGAGGTCGTGCGCACCTTGCTGGCTGGCATCAAGGTGCCTTGAACCGGTGTGGTCGTGGATCACAGGCTGGCTTGACGGGCTGGCGCGGCCTGGCCTCGAGGAGGCCCCCGACGATCCGACGGAGGCGCTCACGCGACGCGTGCGTCGCCTGGAACTGCGCGCCGCCCGGCTGGTCCAGGAGCACCTCGGCGGTGCCTACGAGAGCGTCTTCAAGGGGCAGGGCATCGAATTCGACGAGGTGCGGGAGTACCAGGCCGGCGACGATCCGCGGCGAATCGATTGGAACGTCACGGCCCGCATGGACCGCCCTTATGTGAAAACGTTTGCGGAGGAGCGGGAGCTCACCATCCTGCTGGTGGTCGACGTCTCCGCCAGCGCCGAATTCGGCTCCGGGGCGCAGCGCAAGCGAGAACTGGCTGCCGAACTGGTGGCGACGATCGCGGGGAGCGCCCTGCGCAATCAGGATCCGGTGGGCCTGTGCCTGTTTTCCGACCGCGTGGCGCTCTACCTGCCGCCGCACAAGGGCCGTGGCCACATCCACCGCCTGATCCGTCAGGTGCTGGAGGTTCATCCGGAGGGGCCAGGGACTCGCTATGATGTCGTGGTCCCCGTGCTGATGCGGCTGCCGCGTCGCTGCGTGGTGTTCTTCATCTCGGATTTCCTGTCCGATGGC containing:
- a CDS encoding glucosaminidase domain-containing protein; this translates as MTRHIVQRGETLSAIAATYDTSIRRLMRLNRLTDPHRIHAGDTLTLPAEARRPAPDPAQPTPPAKPGTAKRPLSEDRLLLQTERPRHAARQDVDRLARDIEAEKLNPRSPFLRQMVPAALAIEAKYGLPAKVILAQAALESNWGKAAIGTYNVFGIKGRGSQGSVMVSTREHLRGRWVRTREPFARYGSFHEAFEAYARTLHNGRYQRALAVKDNPVRYAKALQGVYATDPGYASKLIAIMKSALGM
- a CDS encoding N-acetylmuramoyl-L-alanine amidase, with product MARLPYFQLLRRGVRPAMIAPIFFLALSASVVTSSVPQGASLPEVPALAPIGPRVSLPLTVMASPHQDDRPAGAVIDTIILHDTETPGVTQARTIVNWFQHPRSFVSAHYIIGKAGELIQCVPDERRAWHAGPSKFEGREKVNDFSLGIELVNAQTGSDPFSDAQYRTLSVLTTDLVQRYGIPLERIVGHRHVTNYPGIKKDPADNFDWARYKRGVAGLLAQGTQVVRQVSPATQARQ
- a CDS encoding ROK family protein, with amino-acid sequence MTTTPACFGAIEAGGTKFVCAVGSASGEILQRVRLDTRGPAETLAEVLGFFQAVVATQGPLQALGIGTFGPIELDPASPRWGCLGATPKPGWGGYPLATTLQDALGCPVGLDTDVNAAGLAEGLWGAGRGQDLFVYVTVGTGIGGGVLVAQTPLRGLSHPELGHIPVRRHPLDTEFSGSCPFHGDCLEGLASGSALQARGVGRLDDLPADHPLWEILGDYLGQLAANLFLTVSPQRLIIGGGVGQHPALLTRARTRTAHWLGGYLRPETLPFELESRLVPPELGDRAGVLGALAIAARRQPAPACG
- a CDS encoding AAA family ATPase, translating into MAEAAERIRVAADRINDVLAEVRQVIVGQNALLDRLMIALLADGHILLEGVPGLAKTLSINTLAEVLQARFSRVQFTPDLLPADLIGTSIYDARHASFTTRRGPIFANLVLADEINRAPAKVQSALLEAMQERQVTIAGESLPLPHPFLVLATQNPIEQEGTYPLPEAQLDRFMLKVRVGYPTKSEELDIIDRMTGGQRPSVRKLTSLELIGEARRLVADIHVADKIKQYIVELVFASRQPADHGLAELAPLIAFGAGPRASIFLTLAAKAHAFLKRRAYVLPEDVKAIAPDVLRHRLLLSYEAEADDVTVDEVVRTLLAGIKVP
- a CDS encoding DUF58 domain-containing protein, producing the protein MWSWITGWLDGLARPGLEEAPDDPTEALTRRVRRLELRAARLVQEHLGGAYESVFKGQGIEFDEVREYQAGDDPRRIDWNVTARMDRPYVKTFAEERELTILLVVDVSASAEFGSGAQRKRELAAELVATIAGSALRNQDPVGLCLFSDRVALYLPPHKGRGHIHRLIRQVLEVHPEGPGTRYDVVVPVLMRLPRRCVVFFISDFLSDGYERPLRLLATRHDLVPVSVLDPRERQLPEVGLVRLRDPETGQVAVVDTSDPAAREAYQVTVAAHLAASVAFFQRLGCDHLALVTDQGCLKPLLRFFRARQGRRSRRRACS